The following is a genomic window from Shewanella avicenniae.
TCGGGTCAATATTCTCACCAACTGGAGTGGTGAAGATTCAGCTTATCAAGCACGTAAACGGTTTTCTCAAGCAGGTATTCCCACCTACCGCACGCCAGAAGGCGCCGTACGTGCCTTTATGCATATGGTCGAATTCCGTCGTAACCAGAAATTGCTGCAAGAAGTGCCACAATCATTTGCTTCGACCGCAGATAAAGAAACTGCCCATCGGGTATTACAGCAGGCCCTAGCCGATGGCAAGCATGTGCTTGAAACGCACGACGCCCGAGCAATTCTTAAGGCTTATGGTCTGAAAACCATCGATACTTGGTTTGCCAAAGATGCCGATGAAGCGATTGCACTGGCTGAACAACACGGCTATCCGGTGGCGTTAAAAATCCAGTCACCCGATATTCTGCATAAATCTGACGTGCACGGCGTCATGTTAAACCTCAACAACGCTGACGAAGTTCGTCAGGCAGCGGACGCGATTACCAGCCGGGTAAAATCCGCTAATCCATCCGCCAGAATTGAGGGCATGATTGTGCAACGGATGGCACTTACTGCCGGTGCACAGGAACTAAGAGTCGCTATGCTCAATGACCCAGTGTTTGGCCCCGCCATTATGCTCGGTGAAGGTGGCTCGGAGTGGGAACCAACCCGCGATGCCGCAGTTGCCCTACCGCCACTCAACTTAGCACTGGCGCGTTACATGGTGATTCAGGCGCTGAAAACTGGCAAGGTACATGACCGTCATCTACCTAATGGCTTAGATCTCTGGGCCATCTGCCGAATGTTGACCCAAATTTCTAATCTGATTATCGATTGCCCAGAAATAGACCGCTTAGACTTGAACCCTGTGTTGGCCTCGGGTGAAAACATCACCCTGCTAGACGTCAATATTCGTTTGACTGACAGTGTCAAAGACAACGCCTCACGCTTGGCAATTTTGCCTTATCCAAAACAGTTAGAAGAATATGCCACCCTGCGTAACGGCCTAAAAGTGATGTTGCGCCCTATTCTGCCAGAAGATGAACCTAAGCATCTGGCATTTGATAACTCGCTGTCAGATGAGGACCGCTACAAACGTTATTTCGGGGTACGTTCAGCGATGACCCATGAAGAGATGGCGGTACTGACCCAGATCGATTATGCCCGCGAAATGGCATTCATCGCCTCGGCCAAAGATGACAACGGCGAAGAGATCACATTAGGTGCTGTGCGGGCGTCAATTGACCCGGATAACACTGAAGCAGAGTTTGCTATGGCGGTGCGTGGCTCACACCAAGGCATTGGCATTGGTAAGCTATTGCTGGAAAAATTGATCCGCTATTTTAAAGACGCTGGCACACCGGTATTAACCGGCTTTACCATGTTCGAAAACCGCAATATGGCCAATCTTGCCAAGAACTTAGGCTTTACCGTCACCTTTGATATGGAAGAACGATTGATCCATATGCAGTTAGATTTGAATAGCCAAACGTCTCAGCAATAGATTGAACTGTGACCACGAAAAAGCCGCTCTCAGAGCGGCTTTTGACTTCATTACACCAAGCGGTCTGTCGCTCAGTGCGCACTCACACCGGCTGCAGAGTTACGACAAGTCGCAAAGATATCTTTGTCTTGCTCGTAGACACTGGTTTGTACGTTAAACAGCCCTAGTAAGGAATCAAATAAGTTGTCATGAGTGATGCCTGATTTCGCGCTCAGCGAGGTGATACAATCCGCCTTCATGCCATTCGCGGCGACAAAAGGCTCAGGCATCCACAGCAACCAAGGTACTGTGGTCTGTTCTTTCGGCGCAAAGCTGTAAGGACTGCCGTGCAGATACAAACCTTTCTCACCCAATGATTCGCCGTGATCTGAAAGATACATCATTGCCGGTGAATATTTTGTTTGCTGCTCAAGCGCACCAATCACTTCAGAAACAATGTAATCCGTGTACAAAATGGTGTTGTCATAGGTGTTGAGTAACTCTTCGCGCGAGCAATTTTGAATATCACTGCGCGGGCAATCAGGGGTGAACTTGCGGTATTCATCAGGATAACGCAAATAATAAGTCGGCCCGTGGCTGCCAATAATATGCAGTACAATCAGACGATTGGCATTATTGGTAACTGGTTCAGCCAACACTTGCTTTAATTTATCCACCAATACTTGGTCTTTACAAAATTGGCCATCGCAAAATGGCGATTCCATATGGATATCAATAATCTGATTAGTGACTCGATCACAAACGCCTTTGCAGCCACTGTCGTTGTCATACCAAGCCAGGTTAATGCCAGCATGATTTAACACATCGACGATACTGTCTTGCGCCTTGGCTCGGCGACCATCGTAATCTTGGCGTCCCATTCGTGAAAACATGCACGGCAGTGATACAGCTGTGGCAGTACCGCAGGATTGCACATCGGGTAGTGCCTGCAGATCATATTTCGCAGTATATGGATTGGTCTCGCGTTTATAGCCGTAGTATTGGTAATTCATCGCCCGCGCAGTTTCCCCAACCACCATCACTAACAGTTGCGGCTTAGTTTGTGGCGCGGTTGTCACCACTTTGGCGTCCGTCCCGAGTTGACGATATTGAAGCGGCGCTTGTAAGTAATGCTGGTTGATATATTTGGCAGCAGAGCCAATAAAATAGGTCGGAATAATGTAGCGTTTTGCTTCAACGTTATTGCGTAAAAACGAGGCATAGTTTTGCATAAACACGAATGCAATCACACCAACTACCAGCAAGTTACCGCCGATAAACATCAGTTTACGCAACAACTCTTTACCGATGGGACGGTAATCAATTTTCACTTTGTAAAGCAGTGCCGCCGGTAACAATCCAGACAGCAGGAAATTGAGCACCGACGCCCAGTTAAGATAGGTCAACGCTTCGGCAGAATTGGTCTCGAAAGTGTTTTCAATCATCCCAGTGTCGAACACGACGCCGTATTTAAATGCCGCAAAAAATACGCTGGATGACAACAGAATCAGCAGGATAAAAAACGGTTTGAGCAAGTAGCGGAAGCTAAACAGCGAAAAAATAGCGGAAAACAGCGCTACGAGAAACACTGGGATCGTCGCAACGAATATCGGATCTACGTGCGATTGATGTTCCAAACCGCGTTTAACAACCGAGAAAAACGGCAGGTTAAACACCATAACGAAGAACAGGGCCAACAGAAATGTAACCCGATTGACTGATAAAGATTTAAACACCGCAGATCCTATCGCTAAAATGCTACAGCTAAACTATAGCGAAATGCCCAAGTTAACAAGTTGTTATTATTATCCTTTTGGTCTTAAGGTTTTCTTAAGGGCTGATTTAAGCTAAGTCAAAAATAAGTGTTTAAATACTCAGCAATAACCCGCTAAATCGCGCGATTAATTTTTGTCAGAAAGGTCAAAAATTGTTGGCACTCAGTGTCGGTTAGCACTGCCAGCATCTCTTTGGTGAGCTGTAGATGCAATTTATCGTGCTCCTCAAACATCTGCTGACCTTTAGCGGTCAATAGCACTTCAATAGCACGGCGGTCATCCTCGGCCGGTTGCCGCACCACCAAGCCATTTTTCACGAGGCGATCAACCAGCACCGTTAAGGTACCGGTGGTGACGCCGAGCTTTTCTGCCAGGCTTTTCATCCGCAGTGAGCCATGCGCGCCCAAGATTTCCACGGCATGGACCTGCGCTAATGACACCCCTTGATCGCGCACAACACTCTGCTCCCAAGAGGATAAACGCTCGTAAAATTCAACGATGGCGTGATTAATCTCTTGCTGGATGGGGGTATCGGTCATGCTGTTTCCTTACAACTTAGTGATGGTGATGCTCGTAGTCATGGTCATGGTCATGGTCATGGTCATGGTCATGGTCATGGTCATGCAAGTGTTGATGACATTCCGCAGCGGCACAACTTTGTCGTGGTTGCTCGGCGTCATCGCAATCAGCGCAGCAGTTCACTTCAACAGTGAGATGATCAATCTGATTAAACTCCGCCAGCAATTGATGATAAAAATCCACAGATTTCGGCGCATGGCTCACTAGAGATACCATCGCAGCATGGTTGTTAGCACTGACCGGCCAAATATGAATATCCGTGACTTTGTGATCTTGTTGGGCTTCAATCTTGGCGATCACCTTTGCACTCAACTCTGGCGCGACGGAAGCATCGAGCAATATCGGACTGGTTTGCTTCACTAAGCCCCATGCCCAACGGCTAATAATCACCGCGCCGACCACCCCCATCAGCGGATCTAACCAAGTAAAACCGAAGTACTTCCCGGCTAATAAGGCGCCAATGGCCAACAGCGAAGTAAGCGCATCCGCTAACACGTGGAAGTACGCCGCCTTCAAGTTATGGTCATGGTGATGTCCATGGGCATGATCGTGTGAATGTCCGTGCGCCTGTTCATGTGATTGACCGTGCGCATGAGAATGACCGTGATCATGGTGGTGGTGATCATCTTTAAGTAAAAACACGCTGACGACATTCACCAACAAGCCGATTACCGCCACTAATATCGCGTGGTTGAATTGAATATTCTCAGGGTGAATTAGCCGCATCAGCGACTCAATCAACATCACCACCGCCACTAATCCTAAGGCAATTGCGCTGGTAAAACCGCCCAAAACACTCACTTTGCCCGTGCCAAAAGTAAACTGCGGATTGTGCGCATGCTTTCGAGTGTAAGAATAAGCGAACAAGGTCAACATAAACGCTGCGGCGTGGGTGCCCATATGCCAGCCATCGGCTAACAATGCCATCGAGCCGAAAACAGTACCGGCAACAATTTCGGCCACCATGGTAACTAAGGTTAACGCCAGTACAATCTTGGTGCTGCGTTCACCGCCCGCGTTGACCTTACTAAAATTATGCGGCTGTTGCCAACGTGCTGTGCTGTGGAATTGACTCACCATAACCTGCCCATTTAGTTTGAAAAGCTTTTAGTTTGACTATCAAACTATCTTAAACTCAAACTAAATTCAACCGCGGATTAACCTGATGAGATCGGCTACTCAATTGCAGCAAATTCGCCCAATCAGCATGACAGATTCAGTAGTTGGTAATCTTTTGCCGTACCGCAAGCGCGTTATCATTCGTATAATGGCAGCTGTTTGTAGTCATTAAGGATTTAGCATGTCGATCAGTTTTATTTTGGTTCAACCAGCGCGCGCAGCTAACGTCGGTGCTGCCGCTCGGGCGCTTAAAACCCAAGGATTTGCTGAATTGATCGTCGTTGACTCAGACGCGCACCAACAGGAAGAAGCCAGTTGGGTAGCCTGCGGCGCAGAAGATGTACTCGGCAACATTCGAACTGCGGGTTCCCTTGCCGAACTCAAACCTGAATTTGATCTACTGGTGGCGACCACGGCTAGAGAGCGCAGTAATCCGCGCAGTTATCATTCACCGGAGCAGCTTTATCAAATAATCGCCAGCCAAACGCGAACAGCCAACATAGGTATCGTGTTTGGCTGTGAGGCCAGTGGACTCAGTAACAGTGATATCGCGCTATGCGATTTACTCAGCTATGTACCGCTGGCGGTTGAGTACCCTTCGCTTAACTTGGCGCAAGCGGTGATGGTGTATGCCTATGAACTGGGCGCTAAACGCGATGAGCAGCATGCGGCGCAGATTGGCGTAGTGCAACAGACAGCCGATATTCAACAAACTCAAGCGTTAAAGCACAAAGCGCAACTGATGATGGCACAGTTGGGCGCCAGTCATGATGAAAAACTGAATCAATGGTTGATGGATGGCATTGCCATGTTAGGCGAGCGAGATATGAAATTAGCGCATCAATTGATTGGTGATGTGTTAAAGCATCTGCCGAAGTAGCAATAATTAACTATCACCGATGGGAAAATGAAAAGTTGCAGCGCTCATCAGCGCTGCAATACTTGCTGTTGTAATTCGGCAATCCGTTGTAGCGATGCAGATTTATTCTGAGTGCGGCTCCACAAGGTACACTCAACAAATAAGTTAAACCAACTATCAAGCGCCGCTGCATTGTCAGCTTCGCCCCACGCTTCTAATACTAAGCTGGCGACTTCGGCCGTACCCATTTGAAAATCACGTTTGCCTTTGCGCAACCGATAGTTAGCTAACGCCTCACTGCGAAACGACAGCATCGGCAACTGTTGCAGATAAGGGCTTTTACGGAACATTTTTACCGCTTCGCGCCAGCACCCATCTAACAAGATAAATAACGGCGTTTTGCCACTTGCGGCTAATTGCGGCAGCTCTGAACTAAAATCTTCAACCACCCGCTGCTCTAGCGCATATTCGCCAGGAAACACCAGGTACGCTTGATAGCGACTATCGGCAAGCAAAGCCAACAACTCGGCTGACGGTTCGGTGCGTGACCAAAGAAACGCGTGAGTATCAGGAATAAGATCGGCAATGAGTCGTCCGCTATTACTCGGCTTTAACACCTCAGAATCGTACATCACTAGTGCAAAAGCGGCATTGGATACACAAGGGCGACGCCAAGCGCAAGTACAGACCGCTGCTGGCAATAAACATCGGCGACAACGGCACACCTTATTGCCGCGTGAGGCATAAGGCTTGGTAGAAATTGATTGGCGATAATCAAATAAACGATGCACCGCATGTAGCGATTGCTCAGCAACGGGCATCGTTTTAAATGTCTCTTCTACGGACAAGTAATGTACTCACACAAAAGAAAATGGCGCTACGAATTACAAAATTCGGCGCAGCAGTATATCAGCTTTTAAACGGCGAATACGATTTAGGATTTTGCGTACCGGTGCTGGATATTGTTGCAGTGTTTGCAGCTCACGATAGTGAGACAGACGTTGGCAATGCACGAGTAGCTGCTGTTGTTCATCGGCAAAATGTGCTTGTAGCTGTTGCTGATCATCGTGCACCAGCAACCCGTTTTCTAAATCAAGCGCCCAAGCACGCGGATTGAGGTTACTCCCCGTTAGCAGGTGCTGTTTGCGATCAACGCTTATCCCTTTGAGATGGAATGAATTGTCATTGTGCTTCCACAAATGGACATTAAGCAAACCTTTCTCAACCGCCCATTGCTGCCGCTTCATAAATTTACGCAGTGATTGTTCGTATAAGTACGGCAAGGCACCAATCGTCGAAAATGGCTTTTCTGGCGGGATATAGAAATCATTCGCGGTTTTATCGCCCACGACTATGTCAATTTTAATCCCTTTGCGTAAGCGCCGACTGATCGCCCGTGACAACGAATAAGGCGGGTTAAAATATGGTGTACAGATAAACATCTCTGATTCGGCCGATTTCACCAAATCAAGAATGGTGCTATTTAACTTATTCGATTTACGCCCTAACCCCACTAAAGGTGTCACACGTAATCCTGTTGTAACGCCACGAAAGCGATAATTGGCTCGTGCCAACCGTTGCTTAAACGCACGCAGCTGCATTTTATCGGGGCGCACATCATTCACATCTGTCAGCTTAACTACCGCATCATCTTCCAAAATGTCTTGGTCAATCATATCGACCATGGCACAGGCTAATTCGGCAGACTCAATGAGATGATAACGATCGAGCCGGTAACGACCGAGCTTTTGCAGATAGACATTATTAAGGCTGGCACCGCTAAAAATAACCGCATCATCAATGATGAAGCCCTTCAGATGCAGCACACCTAATAATTCGCGCGACTTAACGGGTATACCATAGATATCAAAGGGAGCCGCTGCTTGCTGCATCAATGAACGATACAGCCGATAATTACCACTATCGCCCTTTTGACCAATCAAACCGCGCCGGGCACGATGGTAATCAACCAGCACTTTGATATTCAGTTTAGGATTGGCTGCTTTGGCCGCTAACAGTGCCTCGAGAATTTCACGTCCAGCTTCATCATCTTCAAGATATAGCGCAGCGATATAGATACATTTTTGCGCTTGGTTGATCCGCTCAATCAGGGTTTCCCTGAATTTGGTTGGTGTGTGCAACCACTTAATCGCCTCGGGGGCGATAGCAATGCCTTCCAAATGGTCGAGCAAGATATCCTCCTGTTGATGTTCTCACCACTGAGAACCTGAAAACCCTAATTAGCAACAACTGCCAGTTAAAATAAGGCAATAGAACTTACCCACTTGTGACCTCATCGGCAACAATTTTATCCCTAAGGTGCTGTTCAAATGCGCTATTTTGCGGCAAAAATTGTCAAAAATGATGTTTTGCTAACATAAATCAGCGTTGATGACTGGCGTCAAGTGATGCTCAACAGGCACAATAACCCAGTTAAATAAAGACTCTGTAGGCGCATGAATGAAGAACAAGCAGTTGTGGATCACCCTGTTAGCAACCCTTGCCGCGGCGTGGGGATTATTCCACTTTAAAGATTGGTTAGGTCCATTGGTGTTTCCGCTGTATATCGGCCTTGTAGTGTATGTCACCCTGAAAATCTACCGTTTAATGGAGTCAGATGATTAACCTCAGGCGCGTCTTAGCAGCAGTACTCGTTATCGGCGTCAACCCACATGTTAACGCCGATAACGCCAATCTATTGCAAGATTGGCAACAGTTACGCCCCGAGCACGGCCAGGTATCGCTTATATTGGCCGATCCCCAAGGCAAACGCTTAATCGATAGCGATAGCCATAAATTATTGTTGCCTGCCAGTACCCAAAAATTATTGACCGCCGTTGCCGCCGCCACCTTATTGGGAGACGAATTTCAGTTTTACACTCGCTTGCTATACCGTGGTGAACTCAAATCAGGTGGGCTCAATGGAGACCTGATTATTCAATTTGATGGCGATCCTCAGCTGAGCGCTGAGCAACTCGGACAACTGCTACAACACCTCACCGACGCCGGAATTAAGCAGATTAACGGCGACATCATTATTGCCAACAACGATCTTGCGCCCCAATGGGCCGCAGGTTGGCTGTGGGATGATTTAGGCGTGTGCTTTGCCGCCCCCGTCGGAAAATTAGTTTTAGATCAAAACTGTGTCAAAGGCTCGCTCACGGCCAATGCCGATAACAGCAGTCGGCTGTATCTGCGTTATCCACTTACCGTGAGTAACAGTGCACAGTATCAACCTGAGACGCCTGCAGCATTGTGTAAACTGCATCTGCAATATCATCGGTCAAATCAATATCAATTGAGTGGCTGTTATCAACAGAAAAACCCGTTACCGCTGGAAGTCGCTATTGTTGATCCGGCCGCTTATATCCAAGCGCAAATCAAACAAAGGTTCCCACGCCATGTAGACCTTCGAGGCAGTATCAAAATTGCTGCAACCGATATCAAAGACACCAAAGCGTTGCTGAGTTTTCCATCAATGCCGCTACGACTATTGATCATCAAGATGCTAACCAAATCAGACAATTTAATTGCCGATGCACTTATGAAAAAACTGGGTGAAGTAAAGTTTGGCCAGTATGGATTTGAGTTTGGCGCCGAGGCAATCAAACAAACCCTAGAGGGCCTCGGGATAGATCTTGAAACGGCCAATATCGTCGATGGCTCAGGCTTATCGCGCTATAACCAGTTAACCGCGGCGCAACTGTTTCAGATATTGTTGCTTATCCAACAGGAGCCCAAGTTAAATTGGCTCATTAGCGCCCTGCCCGTTGCAGGAGAGAGTGGCACGCTAAAGCACAAACGCGGCTATCTTAATCCGCAACTGCGCGGTGGCGTAATGGCCAAAACCGGCAGTATGACCGGCGTTGATAACTTGGCTGGGTTCCTACGGATTGACGAACAGCAGCCACAACTTTATCCGTTTGTGATCATGGAAAATGGACTGTCCGCTGCGGCTTATCGGCCAGCAAAATTTTCACCACCATTTCTTATCTTTGCCCGAAATGCCTTACAACAAGCGCAAAAGCACCAAGTGGCAAAACAGCCAGCCACAAGCAAGTCTCAATCGTCGCCAACAGCTGAAGCCACCAACCGCAGTTTAAACACACCCAAAGCCGCTGATAACTAAGCTCCGAACCGGTGATTAATTTGAAAACAGGGACTCAAAGTCCCTGTTGTTAGTTGAATATTTATGACTTAAAACAGCTCAGCCTCTAGTTGCATGGTGCTATCAGCACCACAGGTAACTGCGGCGAGGTGCATATCAAACCGCCCAACTAATCGGGTGAAATAGTAATCACACAACTTCTGTTTGCTTCGCACCAGTGTAACGGGTAACTTGGCTTGGCATGCTTGAGCCCGTTCACTCATGGTCAACCAATAGTAACCACACAGCATATAGCCAAAGGCATTAAGCGCATCAACCGCAACCGCATTAATCAAGTCAGGCGCTGTCGACTTTTGTTCAGCAATGGCTGCAATCGCATCGCTAAATTGGCGTTGCTGCGCTAATTGATGTTCCACATAAGCCGCAGGCACACGGCTGAAGGATGTTAACGCGTCTGTCATCTCGGCCAACAGTTGGTTTAAGGTTTCAGCACGATCAGCAACTAATTTACGCCCAAGAAAATCAATTGCTTGAATCCCGTTAGTCCCTTCATAAATCTGGGCAATACGTGTATCACGCACCCACTGTTCGATGCCAGTTTCACGGATATAACCATGTCCGCCAAACACTTGCTGTGCATCAATGGTGCAATCTAAGCCACGGTCAGTCAAAAACGCCTTGGTCACAGGGGTTAACAGCGCAGCCAATTTGGTCGCATAGGCTTTTTGATGTGGATCTTCGGCAAACTTGGCCAGATCCAACTGCAACCCGGTCATCACCGCCATGGCTCTGCCCGCTTCGGTCAAACAGCGAATATTGAGCAACATGCGGCGCACATCACCATGGACAATAATCGGTGCTATTTCCGCACTAGCCCCCGGCGCTGAGCCTTGTTTACGTTCTTTAGCATACTCAGCCGCCAAAGAGTAAGCCGCTTGAGCACTGCCGAGCCCTTGAATACCGATAGACAAACGCTCGTAATTCATCATGGTGAACATACACACCAAACCACGGTTAGCGCGGCCGACTAAGTAACCTTGGGCATTGTCGTAATGCATCACGCAGGTGGCTGATGCCTTAAGCCCCATTTTGTGTTCAATCGCGCCCGCGGTGACGCCGTTAGATTCACCGCTATTACCAGCTTCATCAACGGCAAGTTTCGGTACAGCAAACAGTGAAATACCATCACTGCCATCAATTTTAGCCAGCACCAAATGGATGATATTTTCAGTCAAATCATGATCACCGCCGGTAATGAAGATTTTGCTGCCGTTGATGCGATAACTGCCGTCAGCTTGTGGTGTTGCCTTGGTGAGAATATGGCGCAAATCAGAACCGGCCTGCGGCTCGGTCATATCCATGGCACCGGCCCATTCGCCTGAATATAACTTAGGCAAGAAACGTTGCTTCAGCGCTTCATCACCATGGGCGTGAATACACAAGGCAGCCCCGGCGGTCAATGAGGCATAAAGGTTAAAAGCGTTACTGGCGCTATAACCGAGTTCATCAACCAACACGCCGAGCATTTTTGGCATACCCATACCGCCAAATTCTGGCTCGCCACAAAGGCCGATCCAGCCCCCTTCCATATACTGCTGATACGCAGCGGCATAACCGGCTGGCGTTGTGACTTGCCCATTATCAAAGCTCACGCCTTGTTCATCACCCGCACGATTTAACGGCGCGACTACTTCTTCATTAAACTTTGCAGCTTCAGCAAGAATGGCGGCGGCTGTGTCGCTTTCTATTGTCTCGGCAAGCGCTGGAATGGCTTGCCAAACACTGTCGGCATCAAAAACCTGCTGTAAAAGGAACTGCATATCTTGCAGTGGCGCTTGATATGAACTCATGCCGGGCCTCATTAATTTTCAAACGAGTGTTTAATTTATCGATTCCCTAATAGTTT
Proteins encoded in this region:
- a CDS encoding MarR family winged helix-turn-helix transcriptional regulator; translation: MTDTPIQQEINHAIVEFYERLSSWEQSVVRDQGVSLAQVHAVEILGAHGSLRMKSLAEKLGVTTGTLTVLVDRLVKNGLVVRQPAEDDRRAIEVLLTAKGQQMFEEHDKLHLQLTKEMLAVLTDTECQQFLTFLTKINRAI
- a CDS encoding tRNA-uridine aminocarboxypropyltransferase codes for the protein MPVAEQSLHAVHRLFDYRQSISTKPYASRGNKVCRCRRCLLPAAVCTCAWRRPCVSNAAFALVMYDSEVLKPSNSGRLIADLIPDTHAFLWSRTEPSAELLALLADSRYQAYLVFPGEYALEQRVVEDFSSELPQLAASGKTPLFILLDGCWREAVKMFRKSPYLQQLPMLSFRSEALANYRLRKGKRDFQMGTAEVASLVLEAWGEADNAAALDSWFNLFVECTLWSRTQNKSASLQRIAELQQQVLQR
- a CDS encoding bifunctional acetate--CoA ligase family protein/GNAT family N-acetyltransferase, with the translated sequence MSQRSIRNLFTPKSIAVIGASNSPARAGSVVMKNLMGSGFDGPIMPVNPKATAVMGVLAYPNIESLPIKPDLAIVCTRGERVPTIIEKLAQFGCKTAIVIASGMNQSIDDAPSLMAQMLENAKRYGMRILGPNSLGLMLPNLKLNATLAHTGAITGKIAFVSQSAAVCTTVLDWANNKGIGFSAFISLGDASDIDFDELLDYLGRDSRTNAIMLYVDSISDKLRFLSAARAASRHKPILVIKSGRSQEGSLAAKQHTGGQNGNDAVYEAAFRRAGMLRVTDLVELFAALESLAHLNPLHGERLSILSNGGGPAVLAVDELMIKGGKLAQLSDDSISKLNAVLPSTWSKHNPVDIIGDAAPKRYCDALKIMMDSEDLDAVLILHSPSALGDGNAIADAIIDTVKQHPRRHRVNILTNWSGEDSAYQARKRFSQAGIPTYRTPEGAVRAFMHMVEFRRNQKLLQEVPQSFASTADKETAHRVLQQALADGKHVLETHDARAILKAYGLKTIDTWFAKDADEAIALAEQHGYPVALKIQSPDILHKSDVHGVMLNLNNADEVRQAADAITSRVKSANPSARIEGMIVQRMALTAGAQELRVAMLNDPVFGPAIMLGEGGSEWEPTRDAAVALPPLNLALARYMVIQALKTGKVHDRHLPNGLDLWAICRMLTQISNLIIDCPEIDRLDLNPVLASGENITLLDVNIRLTDSVKDNASRLAILPYPKQLEEYATLRNGLKVMLRPILPEDEPKHLAFDNSLSDEDRYKRYFGVRSAMTHEEMAVLTQIDYAREMAFIASAKDDNGEEITLGAVRASIDPDNTEAEFAMAVRGSHQGIGIGKLLLEKLIRYFKDAGTPVLTGFTMFENRNMANLAKNLGFTVTFDMEERLIHMQLDLNSQTSQQ
- a CDS encoding tRNA/rRNA methyltransferase, with amino-acid sequence MSISFILVQPARAANVGAAARALKTQGFAELIVVDSDAHQQEEASWVACGAEDVLGNIRTAGSLAELKPEFDLLVATTARERSNPRSYHSPEQLYQIIASQTRTANIGIVFGCEASGLSNSDIALCDLLSYVPLAVEYPSLNLAQAVMVYAYELGAKRDEQHAAQIGVVQQTADIQQTQALKHKAQLMMAQLGASHDEKLNQWLMDGIAMLGERDMKLAHQLIGDVLKHLPK
- the dacB gene encoding D-alanyl-D-alanine carboxypeptidase/D-alanyl-D-alanine endopeptidase, with the translated sequence MINLRRVLAAVLVIGVNPHVNADNANLLQDWQQLRPEHGQVSLILADPQGKRLIDSDSHKLLLPASTQKLLTAVAAATLLGDEFQFYTRLLYRGELKSGGLNGDLIIQFDGDPQLSAEQLGQLLQHLTDAGIKQINGDIIIANNDLAPQWAAGWLWDDLGVCFAAPVGKLVLDQNCVKGSLTANADNSSRLYLRYPLTVSNSAQYQPETPAALCKLHLQYHRSNQYQLSGCYQQKNPLPLEVAIVDPAAYIQAQIKQRFPRHVDLRGSIKIAATDIKDTKALLSFPSMPLRLLIIKMLTKSDNLIADALMKKLGEVKFGQYGFEFGAEAIKQTLEGLGIDLETANIVDGSGLSRYNQLTAAQLFQILLLIQQEPKLNWLISALPVAGESGTLKHKRGYLNPQLRGGVMAKTGSMTGVDNLAGFLRIDEQQPQLYPFVIMENGLSAAAYRPAKFSPPFLIFARNALQQAQKHQVAKQPATSKSQSSPTAEATNRSLNTPKAADN
- the dmeF gene encoding CDF family Co(II)/Ni(II) efflux transporter DmeF, yielding MVSQFHSTARWQQPHNFSKVNAGGERSTKIVLALTLVTMVAEIVAGTVFGSMALLADGWHMGTHAAAFMLTLFAYSYTRKHAHNPQFTFGTGKVSVLGGFTSAIALGLVAVVMLIESLMRLIHPENIQFNHAILVAVIGLLVNVVSVFLLKDDHHHHDHGHSHAHGQSHEQAHGHSHDHAHGHHHDHNLKAAYFHVLADALTSLLAIGALLAGKYFGFTWLDPLMGVVGAVIISRWAWGLVKQTSPILLDASVAPELSAKVIAKIEAQQDHKVTDIHIWPVSANNHAAMVSLVSHAPKSVDFYHQLLAEFNQIDHLTVEVNCCADCDDAEQPRQSCAAAECHQHLHDHDHDHDHDHDHDHDYEHHHH
- a CDS encoding phosphoethanolamine transferase, with translation MFKSLSVNRVTFLLALFFVMVFNLPFFSVVKRGLEHQSHVDPIFVATIPVFLVALFSAIFSLFSFRYLLKPFFILLILLSSSVFFAAFKYGVVFDTGMIENTFETNSAEALTYLNWASVLNFLLSGLLPAALLYKVKIDYRPIGKELLRKLMFIGGNLLVVGVIAFVFMQNYASFLRNNVEAKRYIIPTYFIGSAAKYINQHYLQAPLQYRQLGTDAKVVTTAPQTKPQLLVMVVGETARAMNYQYYGYKRETNPYTAKYDLQALPDVQSCGTATAVSLPCMFSRMGRQDYDGRRAKAQDSIVDVLNHAGINLAWYDNDSGCKGVCDRVTNQIIDIHMESPFCDGQFCKDQVLVDKLKQVLAEPVTNNANRLIVLHIIGSHGPTYYLRYPDEYRKFTPDCPRSDIQNCSREELLNTYDNTILYTDYIVSEVIGALEQQTKYSPAMMYLSDHGESLGEKGLYLHGSPYSFAPKEQTTVPWLLWMPEPFVAANGMKADCITSLSAKSGITHDNLFDSLLGLFNVQTSVYEQDKDIFATCRNSAAGVSAH
- the pssA gene encoding CDP-diacylglycerol--serine O-phosphatidyltransferase; amino-acid sequence: MLDHLEGIAIAPEAIKWLHTPTKFRETLIERINQAQKCIYIAALYLEDDEAGREILEALLAAKAANPKLNIKVLVDYHRARRGLIGQKGDSGNYRLYRSLMQQAAAPFDIYGIPVKSRELLGVLHLKGFIIDDAVIFSGASLNNVYLQKLGRYRLDRYHLIESAELACAMVDMIDQDILEDDAVVKLTDVNDVRPDKMQLRAFKQRLARANYRFRGVTTGLRVTPLVGLGRKSNKLNSTILDLVKSAESEMFICTPYFNPPYSLSRAISRRLRKGIKIDIVVGDKTANDFYIPPEKPFSTIGALPYLYEQSLRKFMKRQQWAVEKGLLNVHLWKHNDNSFHLKGISVDRKQHLLTGSNLNPRAWALDLENGLLVHDDQQQLQAHFADEQQQLLVHCQRLSHYRELQTLQQYPAPVRKILNRIRRLKADILLRRIL